The proteins below are encoded in one region of Pacificitalea manganoxidans:
- a CDS encoding type VI secretion system Vgr family protein has product MTLNVSQDNRIGRLHTPLAKDDLVLLRLSGSDGVNELFDYRVEALGVRPDLDFDALVGKLMGVELTSLDGDPIHFTGIVVEARFKGVGETGNLYAFQLRPWFWLAGRARQQRIFHEKSIPAILTEVMEAYSSASANHLVDSLTASYEPREYVVQYGESDLDFCQRLMERYGINYHFTHTRNGHSLILTDSNDEFAAIPGGRRNHVMVEDRHVDDKEHFWSWSPRRLLTTGAVRLTDYNFKTPTTDLTETQAGTAGHSFGDLEAFDYPGLYETGGAGKTMSSIRLEQERSADFRQSAEGDTMTLKSGMVVGIVSDSDATINSKKFLCLRAHHDYTSESYGSGDQGETVAYRGRYEFYPEEKPFRPALRTAPARVAGPQTAMVVGKTGEEIDVDPTGRILVRFHWDLAGANSMRCRVAQLWASKSWGAQFIPRIGMEVVVEFLEGDPDKPLVTGCVYHGNHPMPYSPEDEKNRSGIKSNSTPNSRGYNEVMFDDTAGKELFRQHAQFDMETKVLNDERREIDKNRSTIIGVDESHEVKGDSKWEITGQETRTTTGDRSVTMKANDKVEVKNNRDTKVSQNDTLETGMELKISAGTKIELKCGASKITMTPGSITIEALSINVKATASLTTSGLTAEHSGSALQTIKGGLVKIN; this is encoded by the coding sequence ATGACATTGAATGTCTCTCAGGACAATCGTATCGGCAGGCTCCATACCCCGCTGGCCAAGGACGATCTGGTTTTGCTGCGCCTGTCCGGCAGCGATGGCGTCAACGAACTGTTCGACTACCGCGTCGAGGCGCTTGGCGTCCGGCCCGATCTGGATTTCGACGCCCTCGTCGGCAAACTCATGGGGGTCGAACTGACCTCGCTGGACGGTGACCCGATCCATTTCACCGGCATCGTCGTCGAGGCCCGGTTCAAGGGCGTGGGGGAGACCGGCAATCTTTACGCCTTTCAGCTGCGCCCGTGGTTCTGGCTGGCCGGGCGGGCGCGCCAGCAGCGCATCTTCCACGAAAAATCGATCCCCGCGATCCTGACCGAGGTGATGGAGGCCTATAGCAGCGCCAGCGCCAACCATCTGGTCGACAGCCTGACCGCCAGCTACGAGCCGCGCGAATATGTCGTGCAATATGGCGAAAGCGATCTGGATTTCTGCCAGCGCCTGATGGAGCGCTACGGCATCAACTACCATTTCACGCACACGCGGAACGGCCACTCCCTGATCCTGACCGACAGCAATGACGAGTTCGCCGCAATCCCCGGCGGGCGCCGCAATCATGTGATGGTCGAGGATCGCCATGTCGATGACAAAGAACATTTCTGGTCATGGTCGCCCCGGCGGTTGCTGACCACCGGCGCGGTGCGGCTGACGGATTACAACTTCAAAACGCCGACGACCGATCTGACCGAAACGCAGGCAGGCACCGCCGGGCATAGTTTCGGCGATCTCGAAGCGTTCGACTATCCCGGCCTTTACGAGACCGGCGGCGCTGGCAAGACCATGTCGAGCATCCGGCTGGAACAGGAACGCTCCGCCGATTTCCGGCAGTCCGCCGAAGGCGATACCATGACGCTGAAAAGCGGGATGGTGGTGGGCATCGTCTCGGACTCGGACGCCACGATCAACAGCAAGAAATTCCTCTGCCTGCGGGCCCATCACGATTACACCTCCGAAAGCTATGGCTCCGGCGATCAGGGGGAAACGGTCGCCTACCGCGGGCGCTACGAATTTTACCCCGAGGAGAAACCGTTCCGTCCCGCGCTGCGCACCGCCCCCGCCCGTGTGGCGGGTCCGCAGACCGCCATGGTCGTGGGCAAGACCGGAGAGGAAATCGACGTCGATCCGACGGGGCGGATCCTTGTCCGGTTCCACTGGGATCTGGCCGGGGCCAATTCGATGCGTTGTCGGGTGGCGCAGCTATGGGCGTCGAAAAGCTGGGGGGCGCAGTTCATTCCCCGGATCGGCATGGAAGTGGTGGTGGAGTTTCTGGAAGGCGACCCGGACAAGCCGCTGGTGACCGGCTGCGTCTATCACGGCAATCACCCCATGCCCTATTCGCCCGAGGACGAGAAAAACCGCTCCGGCATCAAGAGCAATTCGACCCCGAATAGCCGCGGCTACAACGAGGTGATGTTCGATGACACGGCGGGCAAGGAGCTGTTTCGGCAGCACGCCCAGTTCGACATGGAAACCAAGGTGCTCAACGACGAGCGGCGGGAAATCGACAAGAACCGCAGCACGATTATCGGCGTCGACGAAAGCCATGAGGTCAAGGGCGACAGCAAGTGGGAGATCACCGGTCAGGAAACCCGCACCACCACCGGCGACCGCAGCGTGACGATGAAGGCCAACGACAAGGTCGAGGTCAAAAACAACCGCGACACAAAGGTGTCGCAGAACGACACGTTAGAGACCGGGATGGAGCTGAAAATCTCGGCCGGGACCAAGATCGAACTGAAATGCGGCGCGTCTAAGATCACGATGACCCCCGGCAGCATCACGATCGAAGCCCTGTCGATCAATGTGAAGGCCACCGCCAGCCTGACCACAAGCGGGCTGACCGCTGAACATTCCGGCAGCGCCCTCCAGACGATCAAGGGAGGATTGGTGAAGATCAACTGA